A window from Natranaerovirga hydrolytica encodes these proteins:
- a CDS encoding zinc-binding alcohol dehydrogenase family protein: MKTIYINEPGKIEVKNKEIPKPKKGEALLKLLYGGICGSDLGTYRGTFAYVSYPRIPGHEFSAEIVSIPENDLGLKEGMIVTCNPYFNCGSCYSCKKGQVNCCTTNQTMGVQRDGAFSEYITMPIDRIYDGKGLDAKTLTLIEPFCISYHGVTRAKVKKGDKVLIVGAGTIGVLAAVAAKMFGATVYMCDIAESKLEYAKNFNIDGTIVNTSSIHFQEHVNRITDGNGFDVTIEAVGLPSTFQNCIDAVAFSGRVVLIGVGKQNIDFNFTMIQKKELNVYGSRNAQKKDFVELIDLVKNGNIDLEKIITDEFNAEDFAKAMQDFDRNGANMLKVVVKF, translated from the coding sequence ATGAAAACGATTTATATTAATGAACCTGGTAAGATAGAAGTTAAAAATAAAGAAATCCCTAAGCCTAAAAAAGGAGAAGCTTTGCTTAAACTATTATATGGAGGAATATGCGGAAGCGATTTAGGTACTTATCGAGGTACTTTTGCATATGTATCTTATCCAAGAATACCTGGTCACGAATTCTCAGCTGAAATAGTTAGCATTCCTGAAAATGATTTAGGGCTTAAAGAAGGTATGATAGTTACTTGTAACCCTTATTTTAATTGTGGCTCTTGCTATTCTTGCAAAAAAGGACAAGTTAATTGCTGCACAACAAATCAAACTATGGGCGTACAAAGAGATGGTGCTTTTTCAGAATATATTACTATGCCTATTGATCGTATTTATGATGGTAAAGGGCTTGATGCTAAAACGTTAACATTAATTGAGCCATTCTGTATTAGTTATCATGGTGTTACAAGAGCTAAAGTGAAAAAAGGAGATAAAGTACTTATTGTTGGCGCAGGAACAATTGGCGTTTTGGCAGCTGTTGCAGCAAAAATGTTTGGCGCAACGGTTTATATGTGTGATATTGCAGAATCAAAGTTGGAGTACGCTAAAAACTTTAATATTGACGGAACAATTGTTAATACTAGCTCAATTCATTTTCAAGAGCATGTAAACCGCATAACAGATGGTAATGGTTTTGACGTAACAATTGAAGCTGTTGGTTTACCATCAACTTTTCAAAATTGTATTGATGCGGTTGCGTTTTCGGGACGTGTTGTACTAATTGGTGTTGGAAAACAAAACATAGATTTTAATTTTACTATGATTCAAAAAAAAGAGTTAAATGTATATGGAAGCCGTAATGCTCAAAAGAAAGATTTTGTTGAATTAATTGACTTGGTTAAAAATGGAAACATTGATTTGGAAAAAATTATTACAGATGAATTTAATGCAGAGGATTTTGCTAAAGCTATGCAAGATTTTGACCGAAATGGGGCAAATATGTTAAAAGTCGTTGTAAAATTCTAA
- a CDS encoding GntR family transcriptional regulator, translated as MSMNLKQKAYTIIKNKILNCEYVPNMYLNEELLCKEINASRTPIRDALSRLEQENLVSIIPKKGVLVAPLTINDINMIFETRMLLEPYIIKHYGHTITEENLSKLKDILQDMNVDKKLVDETTVHSYYNTDDAYHRILVELSNNRYFLQCYDSIFVQNFRLRIMSGDQLPERLISSRKEHVAIHNYILNQNYDKASEAMREHLLASKEAALKVIMTKDFSI; from the coding sequence ATGTCGATGAATTTAAAACAAAAAGCTTACACCATTATCAAAAACAAAATATTAAATTGTGAATACGTGCCGAATATGTATCTTAATGAAGAGTTATTATGCAAGGAAATCAACGCTAGCCGAACTCCTATTCGTGATGCTTTAAGTCGTTTAGAGCAGGAGAATTTGGTGTCTATAATACCTAAAAAAGGAGTTCTTGTTGCCCCTTTAACGATAAATGATATTAATATGATCTTTGAGACTCGTATGTTATTAGAACCTTACATAATAAAACATTATGGTCACACAATTACAGAAGAAAACTTAAGTAAACTAAAGGACATTCTACAAGATATGAACGTGGATAAAAAACTTGTTGACGAAACAACTGTCCATAGTTACTATAATACTGATGATGCTTATCATCGTATACTTGTTGAATTAAGTAACAATCGTTATTTTCTTCAATGTTATGATAGTATTTTTGTTCAAAACTTTAGATTACGTATTATGAGTGGTGATCAATTGCCTGAAAGACTTATTTCATCACGAAAAGAGCATGTTGCAATTCACAACTATATTCTAAATCAAAATTATGACAAAGCATCTGAAGCCATGCGCGAACACCTATTAGCATCAAAAGAGGCTGCTTTAAAAGTCATAATGACTAAAGATTTTAGCATCTAG
- the rplT gene encoding 50S ribosomal protein L20, which yields MARVKGGLNTHKRRKRVLKLAKGYRGAKSKQFRTAKQAVMKSLQYAYTGRKLRKREFRQLWIARINAAARMNDISYSRLMHGLKLAGVEVNRKMLSEMAVNDPEGFTNLANVAKEKLN from the coding sequence ATGGCCAGAGTTAAAGGCGGTTTAAATACACATAAAAGACGTAAAAGAGTTTTAAAATTAGCTAAAGGTTATAGAGGCGCTAAATCAAAACAATTTAGAACAGCTAAACAAGCAGTAATGAAATCATTACAATATGCTTATACCGGTAGAAAATTAAGAAAAAGAGAATTTAGACAATTATGGATTGCAAGAATTAATGCAGCTGCTAGAATGAATGATATTTCTTATAGTAGATTAATGCACGGATTAAAGCTAGCTGGTGTTGAAGTGAACAGAAAAATGTTATCTGAGATGGCAGTTAATGATCCAGAAGGATTTACTAATTTAGCAAATGTTGCAAAAGAAAAATTAAATTAA
- the rpmI gene encoding 50S ribosomal protein L35, translated as MPKMKTHSGAAKRFKRTGSGKLKRNKAYTSHILTKKSPKRKRNLRKSTIMDDSNVKQIERLLPYK; from the coding sequence ATGCCTAAAATGAAAACACATAGCGGTGCAGCAAAACGCTTTAAAAGAACAGGATCAGGCAAGTTAAAAAGAAACAAAGCTTATACAAGCCATATCCTTACAAAAAAATCACCTAAAAGAAAAAGAAATCTTAGAAAAAGTACAATTATGGATGATTCAAATGTAAAACAAATTGAAAGATTATTACCTTACAAATAG
- the infC gene encoding translation initiation factor IF-3 has translation MINEQIRDKEVRVIGPEGEQVGIMTSRDAMNLAREKNLDLVKISPKANPPVCRIVDYGKLKYEQARKEKEARKKQKVINVKEVRLSPNIEQNDINTKVKQAIKFIQNGDKVKVSVRFRGRELAHTSVGREILQKFAQQLSDIADIEKPAKMEGRFMVMFLTQKK, from the coding sequence ATGATTAATGAGCAAATTCGAGACAAAGAAGTTCGTGTAATTGGTCCAGAAGGAGAGCAAGTTGGAATTATGACATCAAGAGATGCTATGAATTTAGCAAGAGAAAAAAATCTTGATTTGGTTAAAATTTCACCAAAAGCTAACCCGCCAGTGTGTAGAATTGTTGACTATGGCAAGCTAAAATATGAGCAGGCAAGAAAAGAAAAAGAAGCACGTAAAAAACAAAAAGTTATTAATGTTAAAGAAGTGCGTTTATCACCTAATATTGAACAAAATGATATTAATACGAAAGTAAAACAAGCTATCAAATTTATTCAAAATGGTGACAAAGTAAAAGTGTCTGTTAGATTTAGAGGTCGTGAATTAGCTCATACATCAGTTGGAAGAGAAATCTTACAAAAATTTGCCCAACAATTATCAGATATAGCAGATATTGAAAAACCTGCTAAGATGGAAGGCAGATTTATGGTAATGTTTTTAACACAAAAAAAATAA
- the thrS gene encoding threonine--tRNA ligase, translated as MKITLKDGSSKEYQENMRVIDIAKDISEGLARMACAGEVNGEVVDLRYVVDKDCELNILTFNDDKGKDAFRHTAAHILAQAVKRLYPNVKLAIGPAIENGFYYDFDTEKPFTSEELKSIEKEMKKIVKENLEIEKIVVSKEEALKRVRENGELYKEELINELDENSEITFYQQGEFMDLCAGPHLMSTKPVKAFKLISSAGAYWKGDEKNKMLSRIYGTAFTKKSDLEEYITQLEEAKKRDHNKLGRELELFTTNETIGQGLPLLMPKGAKIVQILQRFIEDEEEKRGYELTKTPFLAKSDLYKVSGHWDHYRDGMFVLGDEEKDDEVFALRPMTCPFQYMIYKAKQRSYRDLPIRYAETSPLFRKESSGEMHGLIRLRQFTLADGHIICTPEQVEEEFKGVVDLIDYVMKTIGIDKDIWYRFSKWDPNNKGKYIDNPEAWKNTQEIMKKILDDIGLDYKEAEGEAAFYGPKLDIQFKNVHGKEDTIITVQLDFSLAERFDMSYVDKDNEKKRPLIIHRSSIGCYERTLAMLIEKFAGQFPTWLSPVQAKVLPISEKYEDYGYEVMKKLKDRGIRVEIDDRAEKIGYKIREARLERVPYLLIVGQKEEEEQSISVRSRYNGDEGLKPVEEFIEEMLQEIQNKEIKEIAVDKE; from the coding sequence ATGAAGATAACATTAAAAGATGGATCCTCGAAAGAGTATCAAGAAAATATGCGTGTCATTGACATAGCCAAAGATATTAGTGAAGGCTTAGCTAGAATGGCTTGTGCAGGAGAAGTCAATGGAGAAGTAGTTGATCTTAGATATGTTGTAGATAAAGACTGTGAACTTAATATATTAACCTTTAATGATGACAAAGGTAAAGACGCGTTTAGACATACAGCAGCACATATCTTAGCTCAAGCAGTAAAAAGATTGTATCCAAATGTTAAATTAGCCATAGGGCCAGCAATTGAAAATGGTTTTTACTATGATTTTGATACAGAAAAACCCTTTACAAGCGAAGAACTTAAAAGCATAGAAAAAGAAATGAAAAAAATTGTGAAAGAAAATCTAGAAATAGAAAAAATTGTTGTTTCAAAAGAAGAAGCTTTGAAACGTGTTAGAGAAAATGGTGAATTATACAAAGAAGAGTTAATCAATGAACTCGATGAAAACAGTGAGATAACCTTTTATCAGCAAGGTGAATTTATGGATCTATGCGCAGGACCTCACTTAATGAGTACAAAACCAGTAAAAGCATTTAAATTAATATCTTCAGCAGGTGCTTACTGGAAAGGTGACGAAAAGAATAAGATGCTTTCTAGAATTTATGGAACAGCATTTACTAAAAAATCAGACTTAGAAGAATATATTACCCAACTTGAAGAAGCCAAAAAAAGAGATCATAATAAATTGGGTCGTGAACTAGAATTATTCACAACCAATGAAACCATTGGTCAAGGGTTGCCTTTGTTAATGCCAAAAGGTGCTAAGATTGTTCAAATATTACAGCGTTTCATAGAAGACGAAGAAGAAAAAAGAGGCTATGAACTGACAAAAACCCCTTTTTTGGCGAAAAGTGATTTATACAAAGTATCTGGTCACTGGGATCATTATAGAGACGGGATGTTCGTTCTAGGTGATGAAGAAAAAGACGATGAAGTTTTTGCTTTAAGACCTATGACTTGTCCATTTCAATATATGATTTATAAAGCAAAACAAAGAAGTTACAGAGATTTGCCGATTCGATATGCAGAAACATCACCTTTATTTAGAAAAGAATCATCAGGTGAAATGCATGGGTTAATTCGTCTTAGACAATTTACACTTGCAGATGGTCATATTATTTGTACACCAGAACAAGTGGAAGAGGAATTTAAAGGTGTTGTGGATCTTATTGACTATGTTATGAAAACCATTGGTATAGACAAAGACATATGGTATAGATTCTCTAAATGGGATCCAAATAATAAAGGGAAATATATTGATAACCCAGAAGCTTGGAAAAATACTCAAGAAATAATGAAAAAAATCTTAGATGATATTGGTTTAGATTATAAAGAAGCAGAAGGGGAAGCAGCCTTTTATGGACCAAAATTAGACATTCAATTTAAAAATGTACACGGCAAAGAAGATACAATTATTACAGTACAATTAGACTTTTCATTAGCAGAAAGATTTGATATGTCTTATGTAGACAAAGACAATGAAAAGAAAAGACCACTGATCATTCATAGAAGTTCTATCGGGTGTTATGAAAGAACATTGGCTATGTTAATTGAAAAATTTGCAGGACAATTCCCGACTTGGTTATCTCCAGTACAAGCAAAAGTATTGCCAATATCTGAAAAATATGAAGACTATGGGTATGAAGTAATGAAAAAGCTTAAAGACAGAGGTATTCGAGTAGAAATAGATGACCGAGCAGAAAAAATAGGGTACAAAATTAGAGAAGCCCGCTTAGAAAGAGTACCTTACCTTCTAATCGTCGGTCAAAAAGAAGAAGAAGAACAATCAATCTCTGTAAGAAGTCGATACAATGGCGATGAAGGGTTGAAACCTGTGGAGGAATTTATAGAAGAGATGCTTCAAGAAATACAAAACAAAGAAATAAAAGAAATAGCAGTTGACAAAGAATAA
- a CDS encoding bacteriohemerythrin, translated as MALVWNDNMELGIPTIDAQHKKLVELCGEAFDLSKEIEDGKDYYDDITMILTEIKKYTVEHFEYEESLMKEAGYANLLDHEMEHTFFVKKIEKLNKKEYDEPQEQKEFILNLSQVLFDWLSHHILETDKKYVETLK; from the coding sequence ATGGCACTAGTTTGGAATGATAATATGGAATTAGGCATACCTACTATTGATGCGCAACATAAAAAATTAGTAGAATTATGTGGTGAGGCATTTGATTTGTCTAAAGAAATTGAAGATGGAAAAGACTACTATGATGACATAACCATGATTTTGACAGAAATTAAAAAGTATACGGTTGAGCATTTTGAATATGAAGAAAGTCTTATGAAAGAAGCAGGATATGCTAATTTATTAGATCATGAAATGGAACACACATTTTTTGTTAAAAAAATTGAAAAACTTAATAAAAAAGAATATGATGAGCCACAGGAGCAAAAAGAATTCATTTTGAATTTATCACAAGTGTTATTTGATTGGTTATCTCATCATATTCTTGAAACAGATAAAAAATATGTAGAGACTTTAAAATAA
- a CDS encoding sensor domain-containing protein has protein sequence MKKFFWQKGKSIGFLCLLIISVYNVFKAIPYLWDYFKLGNTPSRVLLTANKDSVLAIVTGTYWEYYLGNTYIMGIFVGSHIILVGLVFAMAFNIKKRKMVEKELLESNEQLTALYEELEASDEELRNQFDIIQESKENLRRSRERYKYVFLASNEGLWDIDVSNDTIYISKEWYKNFLGEQYHFDTPNIKDWFSIIHPKDFQIVKNVIHQIENAYPKKITCEYRVYDINNNIIWIEQNCILFYDTVGNLTRIIGSLTNITTKKLQENNIKKLAYSDTLTKLPNRLVLQEKLSKVVVQNKGHGAIMFLDVDNFKYVNDTYGHIIGDKVLIEIGKRLKTLKNSNINIYRFGGDEFVILIHNEQAIEAIKKIADQIIALFQKKYVIDQKEFYLTTSIGVSVYPSDGIDPNNLLKDADSAMYKAKETGKNKYIFFNKEMNKEIADKLYIYNHLRTALENNEFTLHYQPQIDLKTNGLIGFEALIRWKTKDFGEIPPMKFITIAEESDMIIKIGDWVLKEACQFAKEVNQGTNKYVISINVSANQLREDDFVEKVIHTIDEAKISPDHIGIEITETALMNDFAMNAKKIYKLKKMGIQTSLDDFGTGYSSLNYLRQLPINTLKIDKSFIGDLLKNDKVYNLTEDIILISQKLGFMVVAEGVELKQQQVVLEQYQCDVIQGYLISKPLTKAKALEFSHNHLFNDVI, from the coding sequence ATGAAAAAGTTTTTTTGGCAGAAGGGGAAGTCAATAGGTTTTTTATGTTTACTTATTATCAGTGTATACAATGTTTTTAAGGCAATACCTTATCTTTGGGACTACTTTAAATTGGGTAATACTCCAAGTAGGGTTTTATTAACAGCTAACAAAGATAGTGTGCTAGCTATTGTAACGGGTACTTATTGGGAGTATTATCTTGGTAACACATATATAATGGGGATTTTTGTTGGAAGCCATATTATTTTAGTAGGACTAGTATTTGCAATGGCTTTTAATATCAAAAAAAGGAAAATGGTAGAAAAAGAACTATTAGAAAGCAATGAACAATTAACAGCTTTATATGAAGAATTAGAAGCGTCAGATGAAGAGTTGAGAAATCAATTTGATATCATTCAAGAAAGCAAAGAGAATTTAAGAAGAAGTCGAGAAAGATACAAATATGTTTTTTTAGCCAGTAACGAAGGTCTATGGGATATTGATGTATCAAATGATACCATCTACATATCAAAAGAATGGTATAAAAATTTTTTAGGAGAACAGTATCATTTTGATACGCCCAATATAAAAGATTGGTTTTCTATTATACATCCTAAAGATTTTCAAATTGTAAAAAACGTTATTCATCAAATCGAAAACGCATATCCAAAAAAAATCACATGCGAATATCGGGTATACGATATTAATAATAATATTATTTGGATTGAACAAAATTGTATTTTATTTTATGATACAGTGGGCAATTTAACACGTATTATTGGTTCTTTGACAAACATAACCACAAAAAAACTACAGGAAAATAATATAAAAAAATTAGCATACAGTGATACATTAACAAAATTACCCAATCGATTGGTTTTACAAGAAAAATTATCTAAAGTGGTTGTACAAAACAAAGGACATGGCGCTATAATGTTTTTAGATGTAGATAACTTTAAATACGTTAATGATACATATGGTCATATTATTGGAGACAAAGTGTTAATTGAAATAGGAAAAAGGTTGAAAACCTTAAAAAACAGTAACATTAATATTTATCGGTTTGGTGGCGATGAATTTGTTATATTAATTCATAATGAACAAGCAATTGAAGCCATAAAAAAAATAGCAGATCAAATCATTGCTTTATTTCAAAAGAAATATGTCATAGATCAAAAAGAATTTTATTTGACAACAAGTATAGGCGTTTCAGTCTATCCAAGTGATGGAATAGATCCTAATAATTTACTAAAAGATGCAGATTCTGCAATGTATAAAGCAAAAGAGACTGGTAAGAACAAATATATATTCTTTAATAAAGAAATGAATAAAGAAATAGCAGATAAATTATACATTTATAACCATTTGAGAACGGCATTAGAAAATAATGAGTTCACCTTGCACTATCAACCACAAATTGACCTTAAAACCAATGGACTTATTGGATTTGAAGCATTGATTAGATGGAAAACAAAGGATTTTGGCGAAATTCCGCCAATGAAATTTATAACCATAGCAGAAGAATCCGATATGATCATAAAAATAGGTGATTGGGTATTAAAAGAAGCTTGTCAATTTGCAAAAGAAGTGAATCAAGGAACCAATAAGTATGTTATATCAATTAACGTCTCAGCTAACCAATTAAGAGAAGATGATTTTGTTGAAAAGGTCATTCACACCATAGATGAAGCAAAAATTTCTCCCGATCATATAGGAATAGAAATAACAGAAACAGCTTTGATGAATGATTTTGCGATGAATGCTAAAAAAATATATAAACTAAAGAAAATGGGCATACAAACGTCCTTAGATGACTTTGGAACAGGTTATTCCTCCTTGAATTACTTAAGGCAATTGCCTATTAACACATTAAAAATAGACAAATCATTTATTGGTGATTTATTAAAAAATGATAAAGTTTACAACTTAACAGAAGACATTATTCTGATATCCCAAAAATTAGGCTTTATGGTTGTTGCAGAAGGTGTTGAATTAAAACAACAGCAAGTTGTATTAGAACAATATCAATGCGACGTTATACAAGGTTACTTAATTAGCAAACCCCTAACAAAAGCCAAAGCCTTAGAATTTAGTCATAATCATCTATTTAATGATGTGATATAA
- the pyrE gene encoding orotate phosphoribosyltransferase produces MEQYKKDFIEFMVDCKVLKFGDFVTKSGRKTPFFINTGFYRTGKQLRKLGEFYSKAIVETFGKDFNILFGPAYKGIPLSVTTAISLSEHYDIDINYCANRKEIKDHGDTGILLGSPMNDGDKVIIIEDVTTAGTSIQETMPIIKKQGNVEVLGLVVSVDRMEKGKGEKSALKEIQENHNIKTTAIVTMDEVVEHLYNKPYKGEVIINDEIKKAIDDYYKLYRSI; encoded by the coding sequence ATGGAGCAATATAAAAAAGATTTTATTGAGTTTATGGTGGATTGTAAAGTTTTAAAATTTGGAGATTTTGTTACAAAAAGCGGAAGGAAAACCCCGTTTTTTATTAATACAGGATTTTATAGAACAGGAAAACAATTGAGAAAGCTAGGAGAATTTTATTCAAAAGCCATTGTAGAAACTTTTGGAAAAGACTTTAATATATTATTTGGGCCGGCATACAAAGGCATTCCTTTAAGTGTGACCACCGCTATATCTTTGAGTGAGCATTATGATATAGATATCAATTATTGTGCCAATCGAAAAGAAATAAAAGACCACGGCGATACAGGAATATTATTGGGAAGTCCGATGAATGATGGAGACAAAGTGATTATTATAGAAGACGTAACAACAGCAGGAACTTCAATACAAGAAACCATGCCCATTATTAAAAAACAAGGGAATGTAGAGGTATTAGGTTTAGTGGTTTCAGTGGATCGAATGGAGAAAGGAAAAGGCGAAAAAAGCGCCTTAAAAGAAATACAAGAAAATCATAATATAAAAACCACAGCCATTGTCACAATGGATGAAGTCGTAGAACATTTATATAATAAGCCTTATAAAGGTGAAGTTATTATTAACGATGAGATAAAAAAAGCAATTGATGACTATTATAAATTATATAGAAGTATATAA
- a CDS encoding dihydroorotate dehydrogenase, with amino-acid sequence MNLGVKIGSVELKNPVMTASGTFGSGKEYSEFVDLNQLGAVVVKGIANKPWSGNKTPRIAETYGGMLNAVGLQNPGVDYFIKEDIPFLKQFDTKIVVNIAGRTVEDYCEVVEKLSDAAIDLLELNISCPNVKEGGIAFGTQPKMVEKVTQQVKKYAKQPLIVKLSPNVTDIAEMAKAAQAGGADALSLINTLLGMKIDIHKKEFALANKMGGLSGPAIKPVAVRMVYQVAQAVNLPIIGMGGIMTGEDAIEFMMAGATGIAVGTANFANPTATSDVLEGIQNYMKQYNVKDIHDLIGVAVKNEEAFNCI; translated from the coding sequence ATGAACTTAGGTGTCAAGATTGGTTCCGTTGAATTAAAAAATCCTGTGATGACAGCTTCAGGAACTTTTGGTTCAGGTAAAGAATATAGCGAATTTGTTGATCTTAATCAATTAGGAGCAGTGGTTGTCAAAGGCATTGCCAACAAACCTTGGTCTGGTAATAAAACACCAAGAATTGCAGAGACTTATGGTGGGATGTTAAATGCAGTAGGGTTACAAAATCCAGGAGTAGACTATTTTATTAAAGAAGACATTCCTTTTTTAAAACAGTTTGATACAAAAATTGTGGTTAATATTGCGGGAAGAACCGTTGAAGATTATTGCGAAGTAGTAGAAAAGCTTAGTGATGCAGCAATTGATTTATTAGAACTTAACATCTCTTGTCCAAATGTGAAAGAAGGTGGCATTGCCTTTGGAACCCAACCCAAAATGGTTGAAAAGGTAACCCAACAAGTTAAAAAATATGCCAAACAACCGTTAATCGTCAAATTAAGTCCTAATGTTACAGATATAGCAGAAATGGCAAAAGCTGCCCAAGCAGGAGGCGCAGATGCTTTATCTCTTATTAATACATTATTAGGTATGAAAATAGACATACACAAAAAAGAATTTGCCTTAGCTAATAAAATGGGTGGTTTATCAGGTCCAGCAATAAAACCTGTGGCGGTACGGATGGTTTATCAAGTTGCTCAAGCCGTTAATTTACCCATTATAGGAATGGGTGGTATAATGACCGGTGAAGACGCTATTGAGTTTATGATGGCAGGTGCAACAGGTATTGCTGTTGGAACGGCTAATTTTGCTAACCCTACAGCAACAAGTGATGTTCTAGAAGGCATTCAAAATTATATGAAACAGTATAATGTAAAAGACATTCATGATTTGATCGGTGTAGCCGTAAAGAATGAAGAGGCATTTAATTGTATATAG
- a CDS encoding dihydroorotate dehydrogenase electron transfer subunit, with the protein MSSSKVKASAKIKKHQTLGTDVYEMWIENKAIADNAKVGQFVALYCRDGSRLLPRPISICEINKATHSIRLVYRVFGAGTQEVSCYVEGELIDVLGPLGNGFDLKDNQVSVIMGGGIGIPPLLELCKQLKGEKHIFLGYRDTLFLADEFEQYGKVYVATEDGNVGHKGNVMTLLKEQNLKIDQLYACGPKGMLKAIQDYALNNTIPAQLSVEEKMACGIGACLGCICETKDETMKNKRVCKEGPVFLAEEVAL; encoded by the coding sequence ATGTCATCATCAAAAGTAAAAGCATCGGCAAAGATAAAAAAACATCAAACCCTTGGAACAGATGTTTATGAAATGTGGATAGAAAACAAAGCAATAGCAGATAACGCAAAGGTCGGTCAATTTGTTGCGTTATATTGTAGAGATGGTAGCCGATTGCTCCCACGTCCTATTAGTATATGTGAAATTAATAAAGCAACCCATAGCATAAGACTTGTATACCGTGTTTTTGGTGCAGGCACTCAAGAAGTATCTTGTTATGTGGAAGGTGAATTAATAGATGTTTTAGGACCACTGGGCAATGGATTTGATTTAAAAGACAATCAAGTTTCAGTAATAATGGGTGGGGGAATTGGTATTCCTCCTTTGCTGGAACTATGTAAGCAATTAAAAGGGGAAAAACATATCTTTTTAGGCTATCGAGACACACTTTTTTTAGCAGATGAATTTGAACAATATGGTAAAGTATATGTTGCTACAGAAGATGGAAATGTTGGACATAAAGGCAATGTAATGACTTTATTAAAAGAGCAAAACTTAAAAATAGATCAATTATATGCTTGTGGACCAAAAGGTATGTTAAAGGCAATCCAAGATTATGCCTTAAACAATACTATACCTGCTCAATTATCTGTAGAAGAAAAAATGGCTTGTGGAATCGGTGCTTGCTTAGGCTGCATTTGCGAAACTAAAGATGAAACGATGAAGAATAAGCGAGTCTGTAAAGAAGGACCTGTTTTTTTGGCTGAGGAGGTGGCTTTGTAA